The nucleotide sequence AAGCAGGAATAAGTAAATAAAAACCAGGAATGAGCATTAGTATAAACCAGGGGGATTTGTTAGTATCGTGGAGCCTTCTTACAATAACAGCAATTCGAGGGACAAAAAAGAGCAATATAATTATTATTTGTATTCTCTGTATCCAGTTTATTAAGTTCAGTTCGGTAATCAGATTGTTAGCGTTTATCTCCAAAAAAGCTGTAATTATACCGAAGCCTAAACCAATAAAACATTCAAACAAAACCCAGTAGTTGAATTCTGATCTGCGAGCTCTTCCCTCAAATCCGAAATAATTATCTACTAAAACTGATTTGATTGCGTCTGTAAAATTCATAATTTATATATATATATTTAAAATAGATATTATTTTACAGGTTCTCCGTAGTTATTTGAACTAGAATCTCCTTCTTTGATTATTAACCAGTAGAGATAAATAAAAACTGGAATCACTAAAAGACTTAAGGGTATCATTATTAACACCCACCAACCAGATTTGTTAATATCGTGAAGTCTCCTTACACCAACAGAAATACCAGGTATAAATAGGAGTAATGAAACTATTAATTGTATTCCAGCTAGCCATGCTAAAGATGTCAATGCGGAGATGATATCATCAGTGTTTGTGCCTAATAAATAGGCTAGTATAGTAAATCCTATATTAATTAGAATATTGAACAATAAAAAGTAGTTATATTCTGATCTTCGGGCCCTTCCGCTGAAGTTGAAGTAATTTACTATTAAGACAGATTTAATTGCGTCTACAAAACTCATAATTACACCTACTTTTAGTTTTAAGTATATTTAAAACGAATTGTTATAATTTATATAAATATTTTTAGTCATTAATGTCAATATACTGCCCATATTATTACGACATCCGGAATAGTAATTAGGGTATAAATAGCAAGAATGAAAAATATGCAGATAGTATTATTCAGTAATTTCGCCACGTGCTAATTTTTCTAATGGCAATAAGGCGTTATAGATAAATGTATTCACAGGAATTGATACATTATTTTCTTTTCCGATTCTCACTATGGTTCCTATTTGATGTTCAATTTCTGATGGCCTTCCGTTAGCAATATCCCTATGCATAGAGGTACTTCCAACACCTTGCGGTAAATTATCAATTCTATCTTGTATCTCTTGATAAGGAACATCTATATTCAGACTTTTTGCGACTGCACGTGTTTCTTCCATATTTTTTACCCACATTTCAACGACACTTGGTATTTGTCTCCACACTGGTGAATTACTTCGTGTTATTGCTCCAGTAGAACCTAATGCCGAAACGGCCATTAGTTTTGCCCATTGATCAACTTGAAAATTTTCCGGTACTACTGCATTGAATCCAGCATTATTTAATGTAGATTGTAATGAAAGTAAACGTTTAGTTTTTTCATTATTTGTTTCTGCAATTGTTAGTTTAGGGTTGTTTGCCATACCCCTAACAACACCTGGGCTTATTACTTGTGCTCCAAAGTGACAAATCCCTTCTAAAACTTTTTCTTTTCCAAGAATTTGTCCTATTCTTTGTGATGCAGTTAGTCCATTTTGTGTTTGCACTATTATCGTATTTTTATCGATCAAAGGTTTTATCATTTCGCTTGCAATTTCTACAGCATCTGCTTTAACACAAATGATTATTGTATCTACAATACCAATTTCTTTAGGATCATCAGTTATGTGTATTGGGTTTACATTATAGTTATTATTTTCAGTATGAATTGTTAGACCTGAGTTACGTATTACGTTCAGTGTCTCCCCTCTTGATATAAGAGAAACTTCTTCTCCTGCATTAGTTAATCGGCCAGCTATATATCCACCTATTGCTCCAATGCCAAAAATTGCAATTTTCATTAATTCTCCTTTTAATTGTTTATGTTAAGATTTCCGTATTAGATTATTTTTAATACGCACAAATAATGGTAGTACTTTGAGTGACAATTTATCAATTCAAATATTGGATTATTATACATGGGAAATTCCTGATTCCGAAATAGGTCAAGGTTTATTGTTAAAGACGAATAGAGGAAGCATAAAAACTATTGTTCATCAATCACCACAACTACAAACAGATAAAGCTATTATATGGGTATGCGGTGCAAATGGAGGATTTGAAGGCCCTGCTAATGGGATGTATAGAACAATTTCAGAATCTTTAAAAAATACCATTAGATCTATAAGAATGGATTATCGAGAACCAAATGTATTAAGTGAATGTGCATTAGATATTTTATCAACTATAACTTTTTTAAAATCTTTAGGACATTCTCAAATAGTATTAGTTGGACATTCTTTTGGAGGAGCAGTAGTCATAACTGCTGCAGAATTTTCTGATTTAGTAATTGGAGTAGTGGCTTTATCAAGCCAAGGATACGGCACCTCTACAGTTGCTAATATTTCGCCTCGATCATTACTTTTACTCCATGGTGGTTCAGATACGCGTTTACCATCTGAAATTTCCGAAAAGATATATTTATATGCAAAAGAACCGAAAGAAATAAAAATTTTTCCGGGAAATAGTCATGGCCTACGAGAATCTTCTGATGAAATTACATTGTTTGTAAAAAATTGGATTCTTAACATATTGGAATAAAATTCAAATAATTATTATAATTATACATATAGGATTTACAATTAAGCTATGTTAATAAACCCCACAAAATTTATAGCCAATTATTTAAACCAGATTTCTGTAGGTTATTTAGTTGTTTCATTTCCAGATGGTTCTAAAAAATCTTTTGGCGATATAAGTTCTGACCTACAAACAGAATTACATATTCGAGATAATACCCTTTTAAAAAATTTATTATTTCGAGGTGAAATAGCCTTAGGAGAGGGATATATAAATGGTTTATGGGAATGTGATAATATTGCTAATCTACTTAAGCTATTTGTTTTAAATTTCAAACAAACAGGAAGATTAAAACCAAAATTTCAAGGAATATTCACTTTATTAGACAAAATTTCTCATCGATTTAAAAGAAATACAATTACTAAAGCTAAAGATAACATTTCAGCACACTATGATTTAGGAAATGAATTTTTTCAAACATTTTTAGATAAAAATATGGTTTATTCATGTGGTTTATTTGAGAAAGCTGACGATTCTCTAGAAGTAGCTCAAAAAAATAAAATACAAGAGATTATAGGGCAAGCAAGAATACAATCAGGCCAGAGGGTATTAGAGATTGGTTGTGGATGGGGGGCTTTTTCACTGACATTAGCTCAACAAATGGATGTTAGTATTACTGCAATTACTATATCAGAAGAACAGTATCATTTTGTTAAGAAACTTGTAGCAGCACATGAATTAACAAATCGTATTGAAGTCAAATTAGAAGACTATCGAAATTTAGCAGGGCAATATGACCGAATAGTTTCTATTGAAATGCTTGAAGCTGTTGGACATGAAGGGTTAACTGATTTTTATACACAATGTAGTAATTTATTGAGTGACGATGGTTTGTTATCAGTTCAAGTAATTACTATGCCTGATTCCCGTTATGAAAGTTACAGAAAAAATGTCGATTTTATTCAAAAGTATGTTTTTCCTGGGGGGCATTTACCTTCTTTAGGAGCACTTAATCATGCTTCATCAATACAAAATTCTTTTTCTCTTCAAAACATGAATAATATTGGCATACATTATGCTAAAACATTACATTCATGGAATCAAAACCTACAACAAAATAAACAAAAAATTGTTGAACTTGGCTATCCAGAAAGATTAATTAAAATATGGGAATATTACTTTGGTTACTGCCAAGCAGGATTTGAGACGTATTTATTAGATAATTTACAATTGGTATATTCGAAATAAGGAAAAATATGTGGTATGAATATTTTCTTGATAGGGGTTTAATTCCATTTCCGTTAGTTAGATATTTTATTAATAGATTAAATGGTCGAACTTATTACAAATTAAAAAATATTACAGAAGAGGATCGAAAAGTATTTTCCGAATTAATTTCAAAAGGGCCTATAGCCTATGATACTGAAATTGCAAATCAACAACACTATGAAGTCACCTCGGAATTTTTTCAATCGATTCTCGGTTCACATTTGAAATATAGTTCTTGTTACTGGGATGAGTCGACAAGTAACCTTGATGATGCAGAGATTAAAATGCTAAATGTGTATATAGAGAGATGCGAAATTCAAGACGGATTATCAGTATTAGATTTAGGGTGTGGTTGGGGGTCGGTTACTTTATATTTAGCGCAAAAATTCCCTCATTCGACTTTTACATGTATATCTAATTCTGAGACACAAATAAATTATATAAAAAATATAGTTGATGAAAAACAATTAGAAAATGTAATTGCAATAAAGTCAGATATTAATGAATTTAATCCACAAGAAAAATTTGACAGGATAATTTCAATTGAAATGTTTGAACACATGAATAACCTACAAGAACTATTACGTCGTATTTCTCTCTGGATGACTCCTGATGCTATTTTATTTATTCATGTATTCAGTCATAAAGATACTCCTTATTTTTTTCTCGATGAAAAATCTTGGATGGCAAAACATTTTTTCCGTTCTGGTATGATGCCTAGCTATGATTTGTTTGATAATTTTTCTGAAGAATTATTATTACAGGAATCATGGTTAATTAATGGAACCCATTATCAGAGAACTCTTGATGAATGGGAGAAAAAGTTACTTAGCAATAAAGAAAAGATATTAAAAGTCTTTCAAAAGGATGTTGGTAAAAAACATTCTTTAATTCTTTGGCGAAGATGGCGCATCTTTTTAGCAGCATGTTCTTCCCTATTTGGGTTTAATGCAGGAGATGTTTGGTTTGTTGCTCATCACAAATTCCGTTTGAGAGAAAACGGATGAGTAAAATTGCGATTATAGGATCTGGTGTATCAGGTTTAACGGCTGCATATTTGTTGAATAAGAAACATGATGTGTATTTATATGAACAAAATCAATATTTCGGGGGCCATACAAATACTATTTCTGTTCAAGAAAATCCCAAATCATCAGTCAATATCGATACTGGGTTTATTGTATTTAATTCAAAAAATTATCCTCTATTTTTATCACTCTTAAATAGTTTAAAAGTTCCATATTTTTTATCTGATATGTCTTTTGCATATTATGATCCGAAAAGATCATTAGCCTATTGTGGTGGACGTGGAATATATAGTTTACTTGGTACGTTTAAAAATATATTTAATATTTCTCATTTGCAATTTTTATTAGGTATTAGAAAATATTCGCGCAAAATGGTTAAGGACCAAAAGGTCGGTTTAACAAAAAATAAAACTTTATTTGAATATTGTTCTGAATTTAATGTTCCTCAGAAAGTTGTAGATGATTATTTTATACCTATAGGCTCTGCTATTTGGTCTTCACAAATTCATGATATTAAACAGTTTCCTGTCGATGCATATATAACATTCTTCCAAAACCATGGTTTGTTATTTGAAGACAGTCCACCAATATGGTATTCAATTGAAGGAGGTTCCCAACGTTATGTTCAAAAGATAATTAATCTTTTGGGTAACAATGCTTATCTATCCTCTAAGATTAATTCAGTAGTTCGTTTTTCCGATCACGTAGAAATCGGATTAGATAATGGCCATAAATATAATTATGACAAGGTGGTTATAGCTACTCATGCAAACCAAGCAATTAAAATGTTACAAGAACCTACCAAGCTTGAAAAAAAACTTCTTTCAGTTTGGGAATATAGTGAAAATGATACAATACTTCATAGTTATGATAGATTTTTACCACAGAATGATAGATTGTGGGGATCATGGAATTTTTTACAAAGAGATAATGATAATTCGATAGTTACATATAATATGAATAGGCTTCAATCATTAAATTCTAATACTCAATACTTAGTCACATTAAATTCTGATATAGAAATCCCTGAGAAATATATACATTACAAAACTAAATATACACATCCTAGATATACACAAGAATCAATGAGTACTCAAGAGCAACTACCATTATTAAATGGTGTAAATAATACATATTTCTGTGGTAGTTATTTTGGATATGGTTTTCATGAAGATGCAGTTAAGTCAGCTGTAAATATTGTCACAGAAATTGATGGATCTTATGAATTCTAAAATAATGTTCGGTCATTTAATGCATACACGAAAAAAAATTCATCAATTTAGATTCCGTCATTATTTTTTTGCTCTTGATCTGGATGAGCTTGAATCCTTAAGTAAGCATAAATTATTTGGATGGAACAAAGGATGGTTTTTTTCTTTTTTAGATCAAGACTATCTTGGACAAACCACTGGTTCTATAAAATCAAAACTAAACTCTCGATTATCACATTTGGGTATTGATATAGAAAAATTAACTATTTTACTTGTTACTACACCCAGATTTATGAAACATACATTTAATCCAGTAAATTTTTACTATTGTTATACAAGTACAAAAAAATTAGAAAAAGTTATTATTGAAGTAAATAATACTTTTGGAGAAGCTCATTTATATGTTCTAGATAATCTAATTGAAAAGAATGGATACTTTATAGATTCCCATGCTAAGTTGTTTCATGTTTCACCAATGAATAATATGGAGGGGGTATATACTTTTTATTTTACCGACATTCTTAATACCAATCATTTAGATTTAGGTATCAATTTACACTATGAGGAAACACCTTTTTTTACAAGCAGATTCATTGGCAATGCAAAAATCTTTAGTGATAAATCGTTATTGTGGCTAGGAATTAGATATACTTTAAGTACTTTTTTAGCATTACCGAGAATATTAATACATGCTGGAATATTACATTACATTAAAAAATTACCAATTTTTTCTAAACCAGATCCGTCTAGCGAAATGACATATACTTCGACATATAAACCGTATATCAATGAGTTTAAAAAATAATGTTAAGCAATCTCACTCAGTACATAAAATCCGTCTGTCCATGTAGGTTCAGTTTCAAGATGTTCCATCATTTTTAAAAATGATTCATGTTGCTCAGGTCTATTTGCATTAGCAACATAAGCGTCTTGGCTTTCAA is from SAR202 cluster bacterium and encodes:
- a CDS encoding alpha/beta hydrolase encodes the protein MSDNLSIQILDYYTWEIPDSEIGQGLLLKTNRGSIKTIVHQSPQLQTDKAIIWVCGANGGFEGPANGMYRTISESLKNTIRSIRMDYREPNVLSECALDILSTITFLKSLGHSQIVLVGHSFGGAVVITAAEFSDLVIGVVALSSQGYGTSTVANISPRSLLLLHGGSDTRLPSEISEKIYLYAKEPKEIKIFPGNSHGLRESSDEITLFVKNWILNILE
- a CDS encoding DUF805 domain-containing protein, which encodes MSFVDAIKSVLIVNYFNFSGRARRSEYNYFLLFNILINIGFTILAYLLGTNTDDIISALTSLAWLAGIQLIVSLLLFIPGISVGVRRLHDINKSGWWVLIMIPLSLLVIPVFIYLYWLIIKEGDSSSNNYGEPVK
- a CDS encoding class I SAM-dependent methyltransferase, producing MLINPTKFIANYLNQISVGYLVVSFPDGSKKSFGDISSDLQTELHIRDNTLLKNLLFRGEIALGEGYINGLWECDNIANLLKLFVLNFKQTGRLKPKFQGIFTLLDKISHRFKRNTITKAKDNISAHYDLGNEFFQTFLDKNMVYSCGLFEKADDSLEVAQKNKIQEIIGQARIQSGQRVLEIGCGWGAFSLTLAQQMDVSITAITISEEQYHFVKKLVAAHELTNRIEVKLEDYRNLAGQYDRIVSIEMLEAVGHEGLTDFYTQCSNLLSDDGLLSVQVITMPDSRYESYRKNVDFIQKYVFPGGHLPSLGALNHASSIQNSFSLQNMNNIGIHYAKTLHSWNQNLQQNKQKIVELGYPERLIKIWEYYFGYCQAGFETYLLDNLQLVYSK
- a CDS encoding DUF805 domain-containing protein, translating into MNFTDAIKSVLVDNYFGFEGRARRSEFNYWVLFECFIGLGFGIITAFLEINANNLITELNLINWIQRIQIIIILLFFVPRIAVIVRRLHDTNKSPWFILMLIPGFYLLIPAFIFIYWTMFQEGDPDSNNYGEPVK
- a CDS encoding 2-dehydropantoate 2-reductase, with translation MKIAIFGIGAIGGYIAGRLTNAGEEVSLISRGETLNVIRNSGLTIHTENNNYNVNPIHITDDPKEIGIVDTIIICVKADAVEIASEMIKPLIDKNTIIVQTQNGLTASQRIGQILGKEKVLEGICHFGAQVISPGVVRGMANNPKLTIAETNNEKTKRLLSLQSTLNNAGFNAVVPENFQVDQWAKLMAVSALGSTGAITRSNSPVWRQIPSVVEMWVKNMEETRAVAKSLNIDVPYQEIQDRIDNLPQGVGSTSMHRDIANGRPSEIEHQIGTIVRIGKENNVSIPVNTFIYNALLPLEKLARGEITE
- a CDS encoding class I SAM-dependent methyltransferase, with the protein product MWYEYFLDRGLIPFPLVRYFINRLNGRTYYKLKNITEEDRKVFSELISKGPIAYDTEIANQQHYEVTSEFFQSILGSHLKYSSCYWDESTSNLDDAEIKMLNVYIERCEIQDGLSVLDLGCGWGSVTLYLAQKFPHSTFTCISNSETQINYIKNIVDEKQLENVIAIKSDINEFNPQEKFDRIISIEMFEHMNNLQELLRRISLWMTPDAILFIHVFSHKDTPYFFLDEKSWMAKHFFRSGMMPSYDLFDNFSEELLLQESWLINGTHYQRTLDEWEKKLLSNKEKILKVFQKDVGKKHSLILWRRWRIFLAACSSLFGFNAGDVWFVAHHKFRLRENG
- a CDS encoding DUF1365 domain-containing protein encodes the protein MDLMNSKIMFGHLMHTRKKIHQFRFRHYFFALDLDELESLSKHKLFGWNKGWFFSFLDQDYLGQTTGSIKSKLNSRLSHLGIDIEKLTILLVTTPRFMKHTFNPVNFYYCYTSTKKLEKVIIEVNNTFGEAHLYVLDNLIEKNGYFIDSHAKLFHVSPMNNMEGVYTFYFTDILNTNHLDLGINLHYEETPFFTSRFIGNAKIFSDKSLLWLGIRYTLSTFLALPRILIHAGILHYIKKLPIFSKPDPSSEMTYTSTYKPYINEFKK